One segment of Polyodon spathula isolate WHYD16114869_AA chromosome 20, ASM1765450v1, whole genome shotgun sequence DNA contains the following:
- the LOC121295795 gene encoding MICOS complex subunit MIC27-like, which yields MRSILEGLSIYSPPTSKLKNVDEQPGRLQGGFSVVRETVHPFVQRVKNAYASVRNGAMNAVHFGQDTYIHLKDPPPGFLPRASVIAVSGLAGLILARNCNWMKSIKHPACLHAAKSWTQICFSPCESAQP from the exons ATGAGGAGCATATTAGAAGGG CTCTCCATTTACTCCCCTCCGACTTCGAAGCTGAAGAATGTGGATGAGCAGCCGGGTCGTCTGCAGGGAGGTTTTTCAGTGGTGAGGGAGACGGTGCACCCCTTTGTCCAGAGGGTGAAG AATGCCTATGCATCTGTCAGAAATGGAGCCATGAATGCTGTCCATTTTGGACAAG aTACCTACATACACCTGAAGGACCCACCTCCTGGCTTTCTACCCAGAGCCAGTGTGATTGCAGTGTCTGGATTGGCTGGCCTGATCCTAGCAAGGAATTGTAATTGGATGAAATCCATAAAGCATCCTGCTTGTCTCCACGCTGCTAAGTCCTGGACACAAA TCTGTTTCAGTCCCTGTGAAAGTGCCCAACCCTGA